The DNA sequence GGATCCCTCCCCGCCGGTCTTGAAGAAATCGCCGCCGAGGTAGCCGAGGCTTCGGAGCTTCGCCTCCTCCTCGGGGTCGAGCTTCCGCGAGGCGTCCGCCTGCGCCGACGCGTCGGTGGTCGACGACTCCCACGCCGCCAGGAGTCCCGCCATCTCCTGCGCGCGCTCGGGGTCGTTCCCCGCGAGGTTGTTCGACTCCGCGCGGTCCGATCGGAGGTCGTACAGCTCCGGCTGCGGCGCCTGCACGTACTTGAAGTTCGAGTCGCGGGCCATCCGAAGCTCCGACCATCCGAACTCCAGCCGAGGCTCGAGCGATTCCGCGTACGCCACCCTGCCGACGCCGTCGTCGCTCCCGGAGAGGCGCGGAAGGAGGCTGCGCCCCTGGGCCGCCTCGAGGGCGGGCTGACCGACGAGGTCGAGCACCGTCGGCGCGAGATCGACGAGCTCGACCGGACCCTTCACGCGGGCGCCGGCGTCGACGAGCCCGGGGGCCCTCACGATCCAGGGCACGTGGACGACCGGTTCGTAGAGGAACACCCCGTGCGTGCGCTCGCCGTGCTCGCCGAGCGCCTCGCCGTGGTCGGAGACCGCCATGACGATGGCGGACTCGAGGACGCCGGCGCGCTCGAGCCGCCCGAGCAGATCGCCGATCGCGGCGTCCATGTAGGCGACTTCCCTGTCGTACCCCTCGCCGGGGAGCTTGCGATCCGCGAGCTCCGGCGCGTCGTACGGGTCGTGGGGGTCGTAGTAATGGACCCAGAGGAAGAACTTCCGCTTCGGGTCCGGGCGCGCCGACAGCCAGGCCGCCACGCGCTTGTTGACGTCGAGCGCGCGGCGCTCGGCCTCGTAGACCTGGTCGCGTCCCCCCTCGTAGCGGTTCACCGGAACGTCGTCGAAGACGTCGAACCCCTGCTCGATCCCGAACCCGCGATTCAGGACGAACGCGGAGACGAACGCGGCCGTCTCCCATCCGCGCTCCTTCAGGCGCTCGGCGAGGGTCGTTTCGGTCTCGCGCAGACGGTAGATCCCGTTGTGGCGGACGCCGTGCGTCGCCGGATAGCGCCCGGTGAACATCGACGCGTGCGACGGCAGCGTGAGAGGGACCTGGCTGATCGCCTCGTCGAAGACCGATCCCTCGCGGGCGAGCCGGTCGAGGTTGGGGGTCAGCCCCCCGCGGTTCCCGTACGCCCCGAGCCGGTCGGCGCGCGTCGTGTCCATGGTGATCACGACCACCGAGCGCTCCGCGGGGGGCGCGGCGGGGGCGCACCCCGCAAGCCACGCGAGTCCCAGCGCGGCGGCCGCGACCGCGGCCGGGAACGGGCGCGACTTCGGCACGATCAGCTCCTCGAGGCGCGGCGCCCGAACTTCGTCTCGAACGCCCGCTCGACGTTCGGGGGCACGAGTCCGCGGATGTCGCCGCCCAGGCGCGCGACCTCCCGGACCAGCCGGCTGGAAAGGTAGGAGTACGCCTCGTTGGGCATCAGGAACGCGGTCTCGACGCCGGGGGCGAGACGGCGGTTCATCATCGCCATCTGGAGCTCGTATTCGAAGTCCGAGACCGCG is a window from the Candidatus Polarisedimenticolaceae bacterium genome containing:
- a CDS encoding sulfatase-like hydrolase/transferase; translated protein: MPKSRPFPAAVAAAALGLAWLAGCAPAAPPAERSVVVITMDTTRADRLGAYGNRGGLTPNLDRLAREGSVFDEAISQVPLTLPSHASMFTGRYPATHGVRHNGIYRLRETETTLAERLKERGWETAAFVSAFVLNRGFGIEQGFDVFDDVPVNRYEGGRDQVYEAERRALDVNKRVAAWLSARPDPKRKFFLWVHYYDPHDPYDAPELADRKLPGEGYDREVAYMDAAIGDLLGRLERAGVLESAIVMAVSDHGEALGEHGERTHGVFLYEPVVHVPWIVRAPGLVDAGARVKGPVELVDLAPTVLDLVGQPALEAAQGRSLLPRLSGSDDGVGRVAYAESLEPRLEFGWSELRMARDSNFKYVQAPQPELYDLRSDRAESNNLAGNDPERAQEMAGLLAAWESSTTDASAQADASRKLDPEEEAKLRSLGYLGGDFFKTGGEGSRLDPKEGIKEVRRLESARAKLAAGEAASALAEIDAILKANPRNHIARSTRVNALLETGDPARAEEEALAALAAAETDTEASAVLRNQARGLLAAVLQAQGKIAEAEQQYLKVLRDDPADGAAAADLSRMLFLHGRFDEARRRVDAALAADPANGMVLATRFLLERRRGDAAAAFATAKALADLRSGDAPALVEAGGLLSEHGDHARAAACYEVALGQSRDLDARLLGRLGTARLAAGNPAGAAEAFHAAAYLDPRDPRPHHYLGVIALQRGDEKEARASFDRALAIDPGFSASPTSLGRWLASQGRKDEAALAFEDAVRRNPRDRGAAEALSGVRAP